A genome region from Nocardiopsis exhalans includes the following:
- the rplM gene encoding 50S ribosomal protein L13, translating to MRTYSPKPSDVQRQWHVVDATDLVLGRMSSQIATLLRGKHKPYYAPHIDTGDFVIVVNAEKVALTGKKLDQKRAYRHSGYPGGLRSIAYADLLEKNPERAIEKAVKGMLPKGSLGRQMAKKLKVYAGAEHPHQAQQPVPFEMKTIAQPA from the coding sequence GTGCGCACATACAGCCCCAAACCAAGCGATGTCCAGCGTCAGTGGCACGTTGTTGACGCGACCGATCTCGTGCTCGGGCGTATGTCGAGCCAGATCGCCACGCTGCTTCGGGGCAAGCACAAGCCCTACTACGCGCCCCACATCGACACCGGCGACTTCGTCATCGTCGTGAACGCCGAGAAGGTCGCGCTGACCGGTAAGAAGCTCGACCAGAAGCGCGCTTACCGGCACTCCGGTTACCCCGGTGGTCTGCGTTCGATCGCGTACGCCGACCTGCTGGAGAAGAACCCCGAGCGGGCCATCGAGAAGGCCGTCAAGGGCATGCTCCCCAAGGGCTCCCTCGGCCGCCAGATGGCCAAGAAGCTCAAGGTGTACGCCGGCGCGGAGCACCCGCACCAGGCCCAGCAGCCGGTTCCGTTCGAAATGAAGACGATCGCGCAGCCCGCCTAG
- the rpsI gene encoding 30S ribosomal protein S9 produces the protein MVEPTGIENVEQEIADNPEEFPSEYTSESDEATDAAYVPTASGPSAGTGRRKQAVARVRIAPGSGEWKINGKPLDVYFPDKVHQQTVKDPFVSLGFDGAYDVFARLDGGGTSGQAGALRHGIARALATLDAENNRPTLKKAGFLTRDDREVERKKAGLKKARKAPQFSKR, from the coding sequence GTGGTCGAGCCCACCGGCATCGAGAACGTCGAGCAGGAAATCGCCGACAACCCGGAGGAGTTCCCCTCCGAGTACACCAGCGAGTCGGACGAGGCGACTGACGCCGCCTACGTCCCCACCGCCTCCGGCCCCAGCGCCGGCACCGGTCGTCGCAAGCAGGCCGTCGCCCGCGTCCGCATCGCCCCCGGTTCGGGCGAGTGGAAGATCAACGGCAAGCCGCTTGACGTCTACTTCCCGGACAAGGTCCACCAGCAGACCGTCAAGGACCCGTTCGTCTCCCTCGGGTTCGACGGCGCCTACGACGTCTTCGCCCGTCTGGACGGCGGCGGCACCAGCGGCCAGGCCGGCGCCCTGCGTCACGGCATCGCCCGTGCGCTGGCGACCCTGGACGCCGAGAACAACCGCCCGACCCTGAAGAAGGCCGGTTTCCTCACCCGTGACGACCGCGAGGTCGAGCGGAAGAAGGCCGGTCTCAAGAAGGCGCGCAAGGCTCCGCAGTTCTCCAAGCGCTAA